From Anopheles darlingi chromosome 2, idAnoDarlMG_H_01, whole genome shotgun sequence, the proteins below share one genomic window:
- the LOC125950514 gene encoding T-complex protein 1 subunit epsilon: MMSLPGTFACDEYGRPFIVLRDQENQKRLTGNEAIKSHILAAKQIASTIRTSLGPKGLDKMMVSGDGEVTVTNDGATIMKLMDVDHEIGKLMVQLSQSQDDEIGDGTTGVVVLAGALLEQAESLLDRGIHPIRIADGFELAAQCAIKHLDSIAEPFPIALDNKEPLVRVAMTTLGSKIVNKCHRQMAEIAVDAVLTVADLEKKDVNFELIKLECKVGGRMEDTCLVKGVVVDKTMSHSQMPTTLKDVKLAILTCPFEPPKPKTKHKLDVTSADDYRKLREYEQEKFLQMVQQVKDAGATLAICQWGFDDEANHLLLQQKLPAVRWVGGPEIELIAIATGGRIVPRFEELSADKLGTAGLVRELSFGTTKDKMLVIEECKNTRAVTILIRGGNQMLTAEAKRSIHDALCVVRSLIRDSRIVYGGGAAETSCSLAVAREADQLSTLEQYAFRAFSVALESVPLALAENSGLPPIETLSEVKARQVAENSSTFGVDCMLTGNADMKDHHVIESLHSKKQQIILATQLVKMILKIDDVRTPADNN; this comes from the exons ATGATGTCCCTTCCGGGTACGTTCGCCTGCGACGAGTACGGCCGTCCGTTTATCGTGCTCCGTGACCAGGAAAACCAGAAACGCCTCACCGGCAATGAGGCCATCAAG AGTCACATCTTGGCAGCGAAGCAGATTGCTTCGACCATCCGGACGTCGCTCGGACCGAAAGGATTGGACAAGATGATGGTCAGCGGAGACGGTGAGGTCACGGTGACCAACGATGGTGCCACGATCATGAAGCTGATGGATGTGGATCACGAGATCGGCAAGCTGATGGTGCAGCTGAGTCAGTCGCAGGACGATGAAATCGGTGACGGTACTACCGGTGTGGTTGTGCTGGCGGGGGCACTGCTGGAGCAGGCGGAATCCCTGCTCGACCGGGGTATCCACCCGATCCGTATCGCGGATGGGTTCGAGCTGGCGGCACAGTGCGCTATCAAGCATCTCGATTCCATCGCCGAACCATTCCCGATTGCACTCGACAACAAGGAACCGCTGGTGCGCGTTGCCATGACGACGCTCGGTAGCAAGATCGTGAACAAGTGCCACCGACAGATGGCCGAGATCGCGGTCGATGCCGTGCTGACGGTGGCCGATCTCGAGAAGAAGGACGTCAACTTCGAGCTGATCAAGCTAGAGTGCAAGGTGGGCGGCCGCATGGAGGACACCTGCCTGGTGAAGGGTGTCGTGGTGGACAAGACGATGAGCCACTCGCAGATGCCGACCACGTTGAAGGATGTGAAGCTGGCTATCCTTACCTGCCCGTTCGAGCCACCGAAGCCCAAGACCAAGCATAAGCTCGATGTCACTTCCGCCGATGACTACCGCAAGCTGCGTGAGTACGAGCAGGAAAAGTTCTTGCAGATGGTGCAGCAGGTGAAGGATGCGGGCGCCACGCTTGCCATCTGCCAGTGGGGCTTCGATGATGAGGCcaaccatctgctgctgcagcagaagcttCCTGCCGTTCGCTGGGTCGGTGGTCCGGAAATCGAACTGATCGCTATCGCCACCGGTGGTCGCATTGTGCCCCGCTTCGAGGAACTATCGGCAGACAAGCTCGGCACGGCAGGACTTGTCCGTGAGCTCAGCTTCGGCACCACAAAGGACAAGATGCTGGTTATCGAAGAGTGCAAGAACACGCGTGCCGTCACGATTCTGATCCGCGGTGGCAACCAGATGCTGACGGCGgaagcgaaacgatcgatccaCGATGCGCTCTGTGTGGTACGCTCGCTGATCCGTGACTCGCGTATcgtgtacggtggtggtgcggctgaGACGAGCTGCTCGCTGGCGGTTGCCCGTGAGGCCGATCAGCTATCGACCCTTGAACAGTACGCCTTCCGTGCATTTAGCGTTGCTCTGGAATCGgtaccactggcactggccgaAAACAGTGGTCTACCACCGATTGAAACCCTGTCCGAGGTGAAGGCACGACAAGTGGCGGAGAACAGCTCGACCTTCGGTGTGGACTGCATGCTGACCGGAAACGCCGACATGAAGGACCACCATGTCATCGAGTCGCTACACTCGAAGAAACAGCAGATCATCCTAGCCACACAGCTCGTCAAGATGATCCTCAAGATCGACGACGTGCGAACTCCGGCCGACAACAACTAA
- the LOC125950499 gene encoding AP-1 complex subunit gamma-1 isoform X1 gives MNASDHGFNPAFNMATIRQAINETIERVRIPTPTRLRDLIRQIRAARTAAEERAVVNRECAYIRSTFREEDSVWRCRNIAKLLYIHMLGYPAHFGQLECLKLTASPRFTDKRIGYLGAMLLLDERQDVHLLITNCLKNDLNSPTQFVVGLALCTLGAIASPEMARDLAGEVEKLMRSPNAYIRKKAALCAFRIIKRVPELMEIFLPATRSLLNEKNHGILIAGVTLITEMCEKSSDTLNHFKKIVPNLVRILKNLILAGYSPEHDVSGVSDPFLQVKILRLLRILGHNDPDASEAMNDILAQVATNTETSKNVGNTILYETVLSIMDIKSEGGLRVLAVNILGRFLLNSDKNIRYVALNTLLRTVHADISAVQRHRSTILECLKDPDVSIRRRAMELSFALINSQNIRIMSKELLVFLEKADPEFKAQCSSRMVHVAERYATSIRWRLDTLLSVLIAAGNYVRDDVVSSTIHLILNSPPEEQAYIGLRLWSSVHNVANSEEKQPLLQVAVWTIGEYGDLVLSSERIEDVEIPAEHQLVDIYQRLLWSTSVTTATKQYALVSLAKLSTRIRSKEEETRVKQIIEAFGSHLHIDLQQRGVEFAQLFRDYSHLRPALLEKMPKITKSLPNGTEEGGGSFEDQQQPSIDLIEGGDDGDSSLSPITPKVGSDSRALLDLLGGGDDPIDGLGLTATPAADVLISGPATNGKSGASSLPNAGNNQDLLDLLGSLDMPANTPPAAVSSSIGAGTPALGIGLDLNSLNDNSIKNGLVSSTTTTPNTLLANSSSFGGLDNLLNSNLTPVTTVPSTLPLSGLGSPVLTGLDGLGSPTAPAVIGNANSNSNSLFSDFSAAVINNNDENAKILTALDKNGILVQLSAKNTAGSLQILMTATNNSLTTLEQYLFQAAVPRSFSLQMLSPSGSTLAPGGTITQEMRVTSTAKATLRMRLRISYQSDGNPVQEQTEVSGFPEESTE, from the exons ATGAATGCCTCCGATCATGG ATTCAATCCAGCGTTCAATATGGCCACCATACGACAAGCTATCAACGAAACGATAGAACGAG TGCGCATACCCACGCCTACCCGTCTGAGAGATCTGATCCGTCAGATACGTGCGGCACGAACAGCGGCCGAGGAGCGGGCCGTCGTGAACCGCGAGTGTGCCTACATCCGCAGCACCTTCCGCGAGGAGGACTCGGTATGGCGGTGTCGCAACATCGCCAAGTTGCTCTACATCCACATGCTGGGTTATCCGGCACACTTTGGACAGCTCGAGTGCCTGAAGCTGACGGCGAGCCCCCGTTTCACTGACAAACGCATAGGTTACCTGGGGGCTATGCTGCTGTTAGACGAACGGCAGGATGTTCATCTGCTGATTACCAACTGTCTCAAGAA tGACCTCAACAGTCCGACACAGTTCGTCGTGGGTTTAGCCCTCTGTACGCTCGGGGCAATCGCATCGCCCGAGATGGCCCGTGATTTGGCCGGCGAAGTAGAAAAGCTGATGCGGTCACCGAACGCGTACATCCGGAAAAAGGCGGCCCTGTGTGCGTTTCGCATCATCAAACGCGTACCCGAGTTGATGGAAATCTTTCTTCCTGCGACCCGATCGCTGCTGAACGAGAAAAATCATG GTATCCTAATCGCTGGCGTTACGCTTATCACGGAAATGTGCGAAAAGAGTTCTGACACCTTGAATCACTTCAAGAAG ATTGTGCCGAATCTTGTGCGAATTCTGAAGAATCTGATTCTCGCCGGATACTCCCCGGAGCACGATGTGAGCGGAGTGAGCGATCCGTTCCTGCAG GTCAAGATACTGCGTCTGTTGCGAATTCTGGGTCACAACGATCCGGATGCATCGGAAGCGATGAACGATATCTTAGCCCAGGTGGCGACCAATACGGAGACGAGCAAAAACGTGGGCAACACGATTCTGTACGAGACGGTGCTCTCCATCATGGACATCAA ATCGGAGGGAGGCTTGCGTGTACTAGCTGTTAACATCCTTGGGCGGTTTCTGCTGAACAGTGACAAGAACATCCGGTACGTGGCACTCAACACGCTGCTACGAACGGTGCACGCAGACATCTCGGCCGTGCAGCGACATCGCAGCACGATACTGGAGTGCCTGAAGGATCCGGACGTTTCGATTCGACGCCGCGCGATGGAGCTATCGTTTGCGCTGATCAACTCGCAAAACATACGCATAATGTCGAAGGAGCTACTAGTGTTTCTCGAGAAGGCGGATCCCGAGTTTAAGGCCCAGTGTAGCAGCCGGATGGTGCACGTGGCCGAACGCTATGCTACCTCCATTCGCTGGCGGCTCGATACGCTGCTGAGTGTGCTGATAGCG GCTGGTAATTACGTGCGCGATGATGTTGTCTCTTCGACGATTCATCTCATTCTGAATAGTCCACCGGAGGAACAGGCATACATTGGTCTGCGGTTGTGGAGCTCGGTCCACAATGTCGCCAACTCGGAAGAAAAGCAACCGCTGTTGCAGGTGGCCGTGTGGACGATCGGAGAATACGGTGACTTGGTGCTCAGTTCCGAGCGTATCGAAG ATGTTGAAATTCCTGCAGAGCATCAGCTCGTCGACATCTATCAGCGACTGCTGTGGTCGACTTCGGTTACGACGGCGACGAAACAGTACGCCCTAGTGTCACTGGCCAAGCTCAGCACACGCATCCGTTCAAAGGAAGA agaAACGCGCGTCAAACAAATCATTGAAGCGTTTGGTTCGCATTTACACATCGATCTGCAGCAGCGTGGTGTCGAATTTGCGCAACTGTTCCGCGATTACAGCCACTTGCGGCCTGCCCTATTGGAAAAGATGCCGAAAATTACGAAATCCCTACCGAATGGCACGGAGGAGGGAGGTGGTTCGTTCgaggatcagcagcaaccgagcatcgatctgatcgagggcggtgatgatggtgattcgTCGCTTAGCCCCATCACTCCTAAAGTTGGCTCCGATTCG CGTGCCCTTCTCGATctactcggtggtggtgatgatccgATTGATGGCCTAGGTTTAACGGCAACTCCGGCGGCTGATGTACTAATTTCTGGGCCGGCCACTAACGGAAAATCGGGAGCTAGCTCGCTACCGAATGCCGGTAACAACCAGGATCTGCTCGATTTGCTTGGCAGTTTGGATATGCCCGCAAATACCCCACCGGCAGCCGTTAGTTCATCGATCGGAGCCGGTACACCGGCGCTTGGGATAGGTCTGGATCTGAACAGTCTCAATGACAATAGCATTAAGAAtggtctcgtctcgtctacCACGACCACACCGAACACGCTGCTAGCAAACTCGTCTTCGTTTGGTGGGTTGGATAATCTGTTGAATTCCAACCTCACTCCTGTGACTACTGTACCCTCGACATTGCCACTGTCCGGGCTCGGATCGCCGGTACTAACTGGCCTAGACGGTTTGGGGTCGCCCACAGCGCCGGCGGTAATAGGCAATGCGaatagcaatagcaatagTTTATTTAGCGACTTTTCGGCCGCTGTTATCAACAATAATGAT gaaaatgcaaaaatactGACGGCACTGGACAAGAACGGTATTTTGGTGCAACTGTCGGCGAAGAATACGGCCGGTTCATTACAAATTCTCATGACGGCCACCAATAACTCGCTCACCACGCTCGAACAGTATCTGTTTCAG GCTGCGGTGCCGAGAAGCTTCTCACTGCAGATGCTTTCACCATCCGGATCAACGCTAGCACCGGGTGGTACGATAACGCAAGAAATGCGTGTCACCAGTACGGCCAAG GCAACACTGAGGATGCGCCTTCGGATATCGTACCAATCGGATGGCAATCCAGTACAGGAGCAAACAGAAGTATCCGGTTTCCCGGAAGAGTCAACTGAATGA
- the LOC125950499 gene encoding AP-1 complex subunit gamma-1 isoform X2 yields MNASDHGFNPAFNMATIRQAINETIERVRIPTPTRLRDLIRQIRAARTAAEERAVVNRECAYIRSTFREEDSVWRCRNIAKLLYIHMLGYPAHFGQLECLKLTASPRFTDKRIGYLGAMLLLDERQDVHLLITNCLKNDLNSPTQFVVGLALCTLGAIASPEMARDLAGEVEKLMRSPNAYIRKKAALCAFRIIKRVPELMEIFLPATRSLLNEKNHGILIAGVTLITEMCEKSSDTLNHFKKIVPNLVRILKNLILAGYSPEHDVSGVSDPFLQVKILRLLRILGHNDPDASEAMNDILAQVATNTETSKNVGNTILYETVLSIMDIKSEGGLRVLAVNILGRFLLNSDKNIRYVALNTLLRTVHADISAVQRHRSTILECLKDPDVSIRRRAMELSFALINSQNIRIMSKELLVFLEKADPEFKAQCSSRMVHVAERYATSIRWRLDTLLSVLIAAGNYVRDDVVSSTIHLILNSPPEEQAYIGLRLWSSVHNVANSEEKQPLLQVAVWTIGEYGDLVLSSERIEEHQLVDIYQRLLWSTSVTTATKQYALVSLAKLSTRIRSKEEETRVKQIIEAFGSHLHIDLQQRGVEFAQLFRDYSHLRPALLEKMPKITKSLPNGTEEGGGSFEDQQQPSIDLIEGGDDGDSSLSPITPKVGSDSRALLDLLGGGDDPIDGLGLTATPAADVLISGPATNGKSGASSLPNAGNNQDLLDLLGSLDMPANTPPAAVSSSIGAGTPALGIGLDLNSLNDNSIKNGLVSSTTTTPNTLLANSSSFGGLDNLLNSNLTPVTTVPSTLPLSGLGSPVLTGLDGLGSPTAPAVIGNANSNSNSLFSDFSAAVINNNDENAKILTALDKNGILVQLSAKNTAGSLQILMTATNNSLTTLEQYLFQAAVPRSFSLQMLSPSGSTLAPGGTITQEMRVTSTAKATLRMRLRISYQSDGNPVQEQTEVSGFPEESTE; encoded by the exons ATGAATGCCTCCGATCATGG ATTCAATCCAGCGTTCAATATGGCCACCATACGACAAGCTATCAACGAAACGATAGAACGAG TGCGCATACCCACGCCTACCCGTCTGAGAGATCTGATCCGTCAGATACGTGCGGCACGAACAGCGGCCGAGGAGCGGGCCGTCGTGAACCGCGAGTGTGCCTACATCCGCAGCACCTTCCGCGAGGAGGACTCGGTATGGCGGTGTCGCAACATCGCCAAGTTGCTCTACATCCACATGCTGGGTTATCCGGCACACTTTGGACAGCTCGAGTGCCTGAAGCTGACGGCGAGCCCCCGTTTCACTGACAAACGCATAGGTTACCTGGGGGCTATGCTGCTGTTAGACGAACGGCAGGATGTTCATCTGCTGATTACCAACTGTCTCAAGAA tGACCTCAACAGTCCGACACAGTTCGTCGTGGGTTTAGCCCTCTGTACGCTCGGGGCAATCGCATCGCCCGAGATGGCCCGTGATTTGGCCGGCGAAGTAGAAAAGCTGATGCGGTCACCGAACGCGTACATCCGGAAAAAGGCGGCCCTGTGTGCGTTTCGCATCATCAAACGCGTACCCGAGTTGATGGAAATCTTTCTTCCTGCGACCCGATCGCTGCTGAACGAGAAAAATCATG GTATCCTAATCGCTGGCGTTACGCTTATCACGGAAATGTGCGAAAAGAGTTCTGACACCTTGAATCACTTCAAGAAG ATTGTGCCGAATCTTGTGCGAATTCTGAAGAATCTGATTCTCGCCGGATACTCCCCGGAGCACGATGTGAGCGGAGTGAGCGATCCGTTCCTGCAG GTCAAGATACTGCGTCTGTTGCGAATTCTGGGTCACAACGATCCGGATGCATCGGAAGCGATGAACGATATCTTAGCCCAGGTGGCGACCAATACGGAGACGAGCAAAAACGTGGGCAACACGATTCTGTACGAGACGGTGCTCTCCATCATGGACATCAA ATCGGAGGGAGGCTTGCGTGTACTAGCTGTTAACATCCTTGGGCGGTTTCTGCTGAACAGTGACAAGAACATCCGGTACGTGGCACTCAACACGCTGCTACGAACGGTGCACGCAGACATCTCGGCCGTGCAGCGACATCGCAGCACGATACTGGAGTGCCTGAAGGATCCGGACGTTTCGATTCGACGCCGCGCGATGGAGCTATCGTTTGCGCTGATCAACTCGCAAAACATACGCATAATGTCGAAGGAGCTACTAGTGTTTCTCGAGAAGGCGGATCCCGAGTTTAAGGCCCAGTGTAGCAGCCGGATGGTGCACGTGGCCGAACGCTATGCTACCTCCATTCGCTGGCGGCTCGATACGCTGCTGAGTGTGCTGATAGCG GCTGGTAATTACGTGCGCGATGATGTTGTCTCTTCGACGATTCATCTCATTCTGAATAGTCCACCGGAGGAACAGGCATACATTGGTCTGCGGTTGTGGAGCTCGGTCCACAATGTCGCCAACTCGGAAGAAAAGCAACCGCTGTTGCAGGTGGCCGTGTGGACGATCGGAGAATACGGTGACTTGGTGCTCAGTTCCGAGCGTATCGAAG AGCATCAGCTCGTCGACATCTATCAGCGACTGCTGTGGTCGACTTCGGTTACGACGGCGACGAAACAGTACGCCCTAGTGTCACTGGCCAAGCTCAGCACACGCATCCGTTCAAAGGAAGA agaAACGCGCGTCAAACAAATCATTGAAGCGTTTGGTTCGCATTTACACATCGATCTGCAGCAGCGTGGTGTCGAATTTGCGCAACTGTTCCGCGATTACAGCCACTTGCGGCCTGCCCTATTGGAAAAGATGCCGAAAATTACGAAATCCCTACCGAATGGCACGGAGGAGGGAGGTGGTTCGTTCgaggatcagcagcaaccgagcatcgatctgatcgagggcggtgatgatggtgattcgTCGCTTAGCCCCATCACTCCTAAAGTTGGCTCCGATTCG CGTGCCCTTCTCGATctactcggtggtggtgatgatccgATTGATGGCCTAGGTTTAACGGCAACTCCGGCGGCTGATGTACTAATTTCTGGGCCGGCCACTAACGGAAAATCGGGAGCTAGCTCGCTACCGAATGCCGGTAACAACCAGGATCTGCTCGATTTGCTTGGCAGTTTGGATATGCCCGCAAATACCCCACCGGCAGCCGTTAGTTCATCGATCGGAGCCGGTACACCGGCGCTTGGGATAGGTCTGGATCTGAACAGTCTCAATGACAATAGCATTAAGAAtggtctcgtctcgtctacCACGACCACACCGAACACGCTGCTAGCAAACTCGTCTTCGTTTGGTGGGTTGGATAATCTGTTGAATTCCAACCTCACTCCTGTGACTACTGTACCCTCGACATTGCCACTGTCCGGGCTCGGATCGCCGGTACTAACTGGCCTAGACGGTTTGGGGTCGCCCACAGCGCCGGCGGTAATAGGCAATGCGaatagcaatagcaatagTTTATTTAGCGACTTTTCGGCCGCTGTTATCAACAATAATGAT gaaaatgcaaaaatactGACGGCACTGGACAAGAACGGTATTTTGGTGCAACTGTCGGCGAAGAATACGGCCGGTTCATTACAAATTCTCATGACGGCCACCAATAACTCGCTCACCACGCTCGAACAGTATCTGTTTCAG GCTGCGGTGCCGAGAAGCTTCTCACTGCAGATGCTTTCACCATCCGGATCAACGCTAGCACCGGGTGGTACGATAACGCAAGAAATGCGTGTCACCAGTACGGCCAAG GCAACACTGAGGATGCGCCTTCGGATATCGTACCAATCGGATGGCAATCCAGTACAGGAGCAAACAGAAGTATCCGGTTTCCCGGAAGAGTCAACTGAATGA
- the LOC125950499 gene encoding AP-1 complex subunit gamma-1 isoform X3 produces MATIRQAINETIERVRIPTPTRLRDLIRQIRAARTAAEERAVVNRECAYIRSTFREEDSVWRCRNIAKLLYIHMLGYPAHFGQLECLKLTASPRFTDKRIGYLGAMLLLDERQDVHLLITNCLKNDLNSPTQFVVGLALCTLGAIASPEMARDLAGEVEKLMRSPNAYIRKKAALCAFRIIKRVPELMEIFLPATRSLLNEKNHGILIAGVTLITEMCEKSSDTLNHFKKIVPNLVRILKNLILAGYSPEHDVSGVSDPFLQVKILRLLRILGHNDPDASEAMNDILAQVATNTETSKNVGNTILYETVLSIMDIKSEGGLRVLAVNILGRFLLNSDKNIRYVALNTLLRTVHADISAVQRHRSTILECLKDPDVSIRRRAMELSFALINSQNIRIMSKELLVFLEKADPEFKAQCSSRMVHVAERYATSIRWRLDTLLSVLIAAGNYVRDDVVSSTIHLILNSPPEEQAYIGLRLWSSVHNVANSEEKQPLLQVAVWTIGEYGDLVLSSERIEDVEIPAEHQLVDIYQRLLWSTSVTTATKQYALVSLAKLSTRIRSKEEETRVKQIIEAFGSHLHIDLQQRGVEFAQLFRDYSHLRPALLEKMPKITKSLPNGTEEGGGSFEDQQQPSIDLIEGGDDGDSSLSPITPKVGSDSRALLDLLGGGDDPIDGLGLTATPAADVLISGPATNGKSGASSLPNAGNNQDLLDLLGSLDMPANTPPAAVSSSIGAGTPALGIGLDLNSLNDNSIKNGLVSSTTTTPNTLLANSSSFGGLDNLLNSNLTPVTTVPSTLPLSGLGSPVLTGLDGLGSPTAPAVIGNANSNSNSLFSDFSAAVINNNDENAKILTALDKNGILVQLSAKNTAGSLQILMTATNNSLTTLEQYLFQAAVPRSFSLQMLSPSGSTLAPGGTITQEMRVTSTAKATLRMRLRISYQSDGNPVQEQTEVSGFPEESTE; encoded by the exons ATGGCCACCATACGACAAGCTATCAACGAAACGATAGAACGAG TGCGCATACCCACGCCTACCCGTCTGAGAGATCTGATCCGTCAGATACGTGCGGCACGAACAGCGGCCGAGGAGCGGGCCGTCGTGAACCGCGAGTGTGCCTACATCCGCAGCACCTTCCGCGAGGAGGACTCGGTATGGCGGTGTCGCAACATCGCCAAGTTGCTCTACATCCACATGCTGGGTTATCCGGCACACTTTGGACAGCTCGAGTGCCTGAAGCTGACGGCGAGCCCCCGTTTCACTGACAAACGCATAGGTTACCTGGGGGCTATGCTGCTGTTAGACGAACGGCAGGATGTTCATCTGCTGATTACCAACTGTCTCAAGAA tGACCTCAACAGTCCGACACAGTTCGTCGTGGGTTTAGCCCTCTGTACGCTCGGGGCAATCGCATCGCCCGAGATGGCCCGTGATTTGGCCGGCGAAGTAGAAAAGCTGATGCGGTCACCGAACGCGTACATCCGGAAAAAGGCGGCCCTGTGTGCGTTTCGCATCATCAAACGCGTACCCGAGTTGATGGAAATCTTTCTTCCTGCGACCCGATCGCTGCTGAACGAGAAAAATCATG GTATCCTAATCGCTGGCGTTACGCTTATCACGGAAATGTGCGAAAAGAGTTCTGACACCTTGAATCACTTCAAGAAG ATTGTGCCGAATCTTGTGCGAATTCTGAAGAATCTGATTCTCGCCGGATACTCCCCGGAGCACGATGTGAGCGGAGTGAGCGATCCGTTCCTGCAG GTCAAGATACTGCGTCTGTTGCGAATTCTGGGTCACAACGATCCGGATGCATCGGAAGCGATGAACGATATCTTAGCCCAGGTGGCGACCAATACGGAGACGAGCAAAAACGTGGGCAACACGATTCTGTACGAGACGGTGCTCTCCATCATGGACATCAA ATCGGAGGGAGGCTTGCGTGTACTAGCTGTTAACATCCTTGGGCGGTTTCTGCTGAACAGTGACAAGAACATCCGGTACGTGGCACTCAACACGCTGCTACGAACGGTGCACGCAGACATCTCGGCCGTGCAGCGACATCGCAGCACGATACTGGAGTGCCTGAAGGATCCGGACGTTTCGATTCGACGCCGCGCGATGGAGCTATCGTTTGCGCTGATCAACTCGCAAAACATACGCATAATGTCGAAGGAGCTACTAGTGTTTCTCGAGAAGGCGGATCCCGAGTTTAAGGCCCAGTGTAGCAGCCGGATGGTGCACGTGGCCGAACGCTATGCTACCTCCATTCGCTGGCGGCTCGATACGCTGCTGAGTGTGCTGATAGCG GCTGGTAATTACGTGCGCGATGATGTTGTCTCTTCGACGATTCATCTCATTCTGAATAGTCCACCGGAGGAACAGGCATACATTGGTCTGCGGTTGTGGAGCTCGGTCCACAATGTCGCCAACTCGGAAGAAAAGCAACCGCTGTTGCAGGTGGCCGTGTGGACGATCGGAGAATACGGTGACTTGGTGCTCAGTTCCGAGCGTATCGAAG ATGTTGAAATTCCTGCAGAGCATCAGCTCGTCGACATCTATCAGCGACTGCTGTGGTCGACTTCGGTTACGACGGCGACGAAACAGTACGCCCTAGTGTCACTGGCCAAGCTCAGCACACGCATCCGTTCAAAGGAAGA agaAACGCGCGTCAAACAAATCATTGAAGCGTTTGGTTCGCATTTACACATCGATCTGCAGCAGCGTGGTGTCGAATTTGCGCAACTGTTCCGCGATTACAGCCACTTGCGGCCTGCCCTATTGGAAAAGATGCCGAAAATTACGAAATCCCTACCGAATGGCACGGAGGAGGGAGGTGGTTCGTTCgaggatcagcagcaaccgagcatcgatctgatcgagggcggtgatgatggtgattcgTCGCTTAGCCCCATCACTCCTAAAGTTGGCTCCGATTCG CGTGCCCTTCTCGATctactcggtggtggtgatgatccgATTGATGGCCTAGGTTTAACGGCAACTCCGGCGGCTGATGTACTAATTTCTGGGCCGGCCACTAACGGAAAATCGGGAGCTAGCTCGCTACCGAATGCCGGTAACAACCAGGATCTGCTCGATTTGCTTGGCAGTTTGGATATGCCCGCAAATACCCCACCGGCAGCCGTTAGTTCATCGATCGGAGCCGGTACACCGGCGCTTGGGATAGGTCTGGATCTGAACAGTCTCAATGACAATAGCATTAAGAAtggtctcgtctcgtctacCACGACCACACCGAACACGCTGCTAGCAAACTCGTCTTCGTTTGGTGGGTTGGATAATCTGTTGAATTCCAACCTCACTCCTGTGACTACTGTACCCTCGACATTGCCACTGTCCGGGCTCGGATCGCCGGTACTAACTGGCCTAGACGGTTTGGGGTCGCCCACAGCGCCGGCGGTAATAGGCAATGCGaatagcaatagcaatagTTTATTTAGCGACTTTTCGGCCGCTGTTATCAACAATAATGAT gaaaatgcaaaaatactGACGGCACTGGACAAGAACGGTATTTTGGTGCAACTGTCGGCGAAGAATACGGCCGGTTCATTACAAATTCTCATGACGGCCACCAATAACTCGCTCACCACGCTCGAACAGTATCTGTTTCAG GCTGCGGTGCCGAGAAGCTTCTCACTGCAGATGCTTTCACCATCCGGATCAACGCTAGCACCGGGTGGTACGATAACGCAAGAAATGCGTGTCACCAGTACGGCCAAG GCAACACTGAGGATGCGCCTTCGGATATCGTACCAATCGGATGGCAATCCAGTACAGGAGCAAACAGAAGTATCCGGTTTCCCGGAAGAGTCAACTGAATGA